From one Amycolatopsis sp. FDAARGOS 1241 genomic stretch:
- the coaE gene encoding dephospho-CoA kinase has translation MLRVGLTGGIGAGKSTVASRFAEHGAVLVDSDRIAREVVEPGTPGLAAIVEAFGADVLAPDGSLDRPALAAKAFADEESRKRLNGIVHPLVGKRTAELMAQAADDAVIVHDIPLLVEGNLAPAYHLVVIVDAPVEVRVRRLVEARGMAEADARARIRAQASEEQRRAVADVWLDNGGAQDAVLAEVDALWADRLVPYEANLRLRKPRPPMSPVIAPYDASWPLQAERRLARLRQVAGERLVRADHIGSTSVPGLPARDVLDLQLTVSTLADADALSDALADAGFPRLDGDWWDDPQDGSAVPWPKRFHVGADPKRAVNLHVRSTETPAWRLALLFRDWIRAHPAERDAYAAVKTELAREHEADGTVVQYAEAKQSWVNAAFARAEAWAADTSWRP, from the coding sequence ATGCTGCGAGTGGGCCTGACGGGCGGGATCGGCGCGGGGAAATCGACGGTGGCGAGCCGGTTCGCCGAGCACGGGGCCGTCCTCGTGGACTCCGACCGGATCGCGCGCGAGGTCGTGGAGCCGGGCACGCCCGGGCTGGCGGCGATCGTGGAGGCGTTCGGGGCGGACGTGCTCGCTCCTGACGGCTCGCTGGACCGGCCGGCGCTCGCCGCGAAGGCGTTCGCGGACGAGGAGTCGCGCAAGCGCCTCAACGGGATCGTCCACCCGCTCGTCGGCAAGCGCACGGCCGAGCTGATGGCCCAGGCGGCCGACGACGCGGTGATCGTGCACGACATCCCGCTGCTCGTCGAAGGCAACCTCGCCCCCGCCTACCACCTGGTGGTGATCGTCGACGCGCCCGTGGAGGTGCGCGTGCGCCGGCTCGTCGAGGCGCGCGGCATGGCGGAGGCCGACGCGCGGGCGCGGATCCGCGCGCAGGCCAGCGAAGAGCAGCGTCGCGCGGTCGCCGACGTCTGGCTCGACAACGGCGGCGCGCAGGACGCCGTGCTCGCCGAGGTCGACGCGTTGTGGGCCGACCGGCTCGTGCCGTACGAGGCGAACCTGCGGCTGCGCAAACCGCGCCCGCCGATGTCACCGGTGATCGCGCCGTACGACGCGAGCTGGCCGCTGCAGGCCGAGCGCCGCCTGGCGCGGTTGCGGCAGGTCGCGGGCGAGCGGCTGGTGCGCGCAGACCACATCGGCTCGACGTCCGTGCCCGGGCTGCCCGCCAGGGACGTCCTCGACCTGCAGCTGACCGTCTCCACGCTCGCCGACGCCGACGCGCTGTCGGACGCCCTGGCCGACGCCGGCTTCCCCCGCCTCGACGGCGACTGGTGGGACGACCCGCAGGACGGCTCCGCCGTTCCGTGGCCCAAGCGCTTCCACGTCGGCGCGGACCCGAAGCGCGCGGTGAACCTGCACGTCCGCTCCACCGAGACGCCGGCGTGGCGGCTCGCCCTGCTGTTCCGCGACTGGATCCGTGCGCACCCGGCCGAGCGCGACGCGTACGCGGCGGTGAAGACGGAGCTGGCGCGCGAGCACGAGGCCGACGGGACCGTCGTGCAGTACGCCGAGGCCAAGCAGAGCTGGGTCAACGCCGCCTTCGCACGCGCGGAGGCCTGGGCCGCGGACACGTCCTGGCGGCCGTGA
- the thrS gene encoding threonine--tRNA ligase, protein MPDHRRIGRELGLFGSDPLMGAGLPYLLPDGAVVRHELEEYVRAVERRAGYRHVCSPVLGKRELYEISGHWAHYRDDMFPPMAVGGEQFVLRPSLCPHHALIYRSRGHSYRELPLRIAELGGMYRAELSGVLGGLGRVRGIQLNDAHVFCRLDQVAGEARAALELIRRVHADLGLRPARYRLSLAGDGDYAGSPEHWARAQALLVEALDGFDYDVAPGEAAFYGPKIDVQVADSASRSVSLSTVQVDFHQPERFDLAFIGPDGAGHRPVMVHRSLLGSVERAMAQLLEEHGGALPPWLAPVQVVVLPVSAAEQPAAEAVLRCCAEAGLRSELSADGSLGARIRRARFVPYQLVVGPREAEADVVAARLRNGRHLDPLPAKEFAAAAAGRVAARGAVLW, encoded by the coding sequence GTGCCCGACCACCGCAGGATCGGTCGTGAACTCGGCCTGTTCGGCAGCGACCCGCTCATGGGCGCCGGTCTGCCGTACCTGCTGCCCGACGGCGCCGTCGTACGCCACGAGCTGGAGGAGTACGTCCGCGCCGTCGAACGGCGCGCGGGCTACCGGCACGTGTGCTCGCCGGTGCTCGGCAAACGCGAGCTGTACGAGATCTCCGGCCACTGGGCCCACTACCGCGACGACATGTTCCCGCCCATGGCCGTCGGCGGCGAGCAGTTCGTGCTGCGCCCCAGCCTGTGCCCGCACCACGCGCTGATCTACCGCTCCCGCGGGCACAGCTACCGCGAACTGCCGCTGCGGATCGCCGAGCTGGGCGGGATGTACCGCGCCGAGCTTTCGGGTGTGCTCGGCGGGCTCGGCCGCGTGCGCGGGATCCAGCTGAACGACGCCCACGTCTTCTGCCGGCTCGACCAGGTCGCGGGCGAGGCCCGCGCGGCGCTCGAGCTGATCCGCCGGGTCCACGCCGACCTCGGCCTGCGGCCCGCGCGCTACCGCTTGTCGCTGGCCGGGGACGGCGACTACGCCGGCTCACCCGAGCACTGGGCCCGCGCGCAGGCGCTGCTCGTCGAGGCACTCGACGGGTTCGACTACGACGTGGCGCCCGGCGAAGCGGCGTTCTACGGGCCGAAGATCGACGTCCAGGTCGCCGACAGTGCCAGCCGCTCGGTGAGCCTGTCGACGGTCCAGGTCGACTTCCACCAGCCCGAGCGGTTCGATCTCGCCTTCATCGGCCCCGACGGCGCCGGGCACCGCCCGGTGATGGTGCACCGCAGCCTGCTCGGCAGCGTCGAACGCGCGATGGCGCAGCTGCTCGAGGAGCACGGTGGTGCGCTGCCGCCGTGGCTCGCGCCGGTGCAGGTCGTGGTGCTGCCGGTCTCGGCCGCCGAGCAGCCGGCGGCCGAAGCCGTGCTGCGCTGCTGCGCCGAAGCCGGGTTGCGGTCCGAGCTGTCGGCGGACGGCAGCCTCGGCGCGCGCATTCGCCGCGCGCGGTTCGTGCCGTACCAGCTCGTGGTCGGCCCACGAGAAGCCGAGGCGGACGTGGTCGCTGCGCGGCTGCGCAATGGCCGGCACCTGGATCCGTTGCCGGCCAAGGAGTTCGCCGCCGCGGCGGCCGGCCGGGTGGCAGCTCGCGGGGCGGTGCTGTGGTGA
- a CDS encoding HD domain-containing protein, translating to MFPETPAAAAALTVATRYCSPALLNHSVRAYLWGTHYAAAHGIAFDDELYYVAALLHDLGLMREFDNHRLAFEDAGGHLAWVFGIAAGWPAERAARAEEIIVLHMRPDVTAGADAESHLLQVATSWDVSGRRPEEFPAEARAGVLSRYPRLDFGAQFLTCFEDQAARKPASAAGQAVASGIGTRLAANPLG from the coding sequence ATGTTCCCCGAGACGCCTGCCGCGGCGGCGGCGCTGACCGTGGCCACGCGCTACTGCTCACCCGCGCTGCTCAACCACTCCGTCCGCGCGTACTTGTGGGGCACCCACTACGCCGCCGCCCACGGCATCGCATTCGACGACGAGCTCTACTACGTGGCGGCCCTGCTGCACGACCTCGGGCTCATGCGCGAATTCGACAACCACCGCCTGGCGTTCGAGGACGCGGGCGGCCACCTGGCCTGGGTCTTCGGCATCGCGGCGGGCTGGCCCGCGGAGCGCGCCGCGCGTGCCGAGGAGATCATCGTCCTGCACATGCGCCCCGACGTCACGGCCGGCGCCGACGCCGAATCCCACCTGCTCCAGGTTGCCACGAGCTGGGACGTCTCGGGACGCCGGCCGGAGGAGTTCCCGGCCGAAGCGCGGGCCGGGGTGCTGTCGCGCTACCCGCGCCTGGACTTCGGCGCGCAGTTCCTGACGTGCTTCGAAGACCAGGCGGCCCGCAAACCGGCCAGCGCGGCGGGACAGGCGGTGGCGAGCGGGATCGGGACGAGGCTCGCCGCCAACCCGCTCGGCTGA
- a CDS encoding response regulator transcription factor has translation MTVTLLIADDHPIVRDGLRGIFTGEHGFEVLGEAANGAEAVTLAESLRPDVVLMDLRMPAADGVSAITELARLGNPARVLVLTTYDTDSDVLPAIEAGATGYLLKDAPREELFRAVRAASRGEAVLSPAVASRLMGQMRAPAKEPLSHREIEVLTLVARGCTNKDAAKKLFISEATVKTHLIHAYAKLGVKDRAAAVAVAFERGLLGS, from the coding sequence CCATCGTCCGCGACGGGCTGCGCGGCATCTTCACCGGCGAACACGGCTTCGAGGTACTCGGCGAAGCTGCGAACGGCGCCGAAGCGGTCACCCTCGCCGAGTCGCTCAGACCCGATGTGGTGCTGATGGACCTGCGCATGCCGGCCGCCGACGGTGTCAGCGCCATCACCGAGCTCGCGCGCCTCGGTAACCCGGCCCGTGTGCTGGTGCTGACGACGTACGACACCGACTCCGACGTGCTGCCCGCCATCGAGGCCGGCGCCACCGGGTACCTGCTCAAGGACGCGCCGCGCGAAGAACTCTTCCGCGCCGTGCGCGCGGCGTCGCGCGGTGAGGCGGTGCTCTCCCCCGCCGTCGCGAGCCGGCTCATGGGGCAGATGCGCGCGCCGGCGAAGGAACCGTTGTCGCACCGGGAAATCGAGGTGCTCACGCTCGTCGCGCGCGGCTGCACGAACAAGGACGCCGCGAAGAAGCTCTTCATCAGCGAAGCGACGGTGAAGACGCACCTGATCCACGCGTACGCGAAGCTCGGCGTGAAGGACCGCGCCGCCGCGGTGGCCGTCGCCTTCGAACGGGGCCTGCTCGGTTCATGA